One window from the genome of Candidatus Didemnitutus sp. encodes:
- a CDS encoding crossover junction endodeoxyribonuclease RuvC, which translates to MARTNVRQLWKAKLEGTLAPKEWPTVPTLSRAPFAGRVLGIDPSLRGTGLALIEFAPGRQPVLLRCETVRVPAKHPMAFCLGEIHRAVTRFLGDFVPRHVALEQTIYVQNFQTAQILGAARGAAIAAAALREIETFEYPPLRVKQAVVGAGRASKEQMARTVMSLLGHGRPLAFDEADAAGVALCHAFTWRE; encoded by the coding sequence ATGGCCCGGACGAATGTGCGACAACTCTGGAAGGCGAAGCTCGAGGGCACGCTCGCGCCCAAGGAATGGCCGACGGTGCCGACGTTGTCGCGCGCGCCGTTCGCCGGCCGCGTGCTCGGCATCGATCCGTCGCTGCGCGGCACGGGCCTGGCGTTGATCGAGTTCGCGCCGGGACGGCAGCCGGTGCTGTTGCGGTGCGAGACGGTGCGCGTGCCGGCGAAGCACCCGATGGCGTTCTGTCTCGGCGAAATTCACCGGGCGGTGACGCGGTTCCTCGGGGATTTCGTGCCGCGGCATGTCGCGCTCGAGCAGACGATCTACGTGCAGAATTTCCAGACGGCGCAGATCCTCGGCGCGGCGCGCGGGGCGGCGATCGCGGCGGCGGCGCTGCGCGAGATCGAGACCTTCGAGTATCCGCCGCTGCGCGTGAAGCAGGCGGTGGTCGGCGCGGGGCGCGCCAGCAAGGAGCAGATGGCGCGCACGGTGATGTCGCTGCTCGGGCACGGCCGGCCGCTGGCGTTCGACGAGGCCGACGCGGCGGGCGTGGCGTTGTGCCACGCGTTCACCTGGCGCGAGTGA
- a CDS encoding sulfite exporter TauE/SafE family protein yields MSFAAWQWLLLAAGAFTAGFSKTGIPGLGIMFVAIFSNLMPARQATGVVLPLLLVGDVFAVVSYRAHAQWKHLWRLLAPTVVGVVFGWAALRWANDAQTTRLVGTLLAIMLVVHLLRKARPESAEAASHAPLWLGVLAGVFAGFATQVANAAGPVMMLYLLAMRLPKLEFLGTSAVFFLAVNLFKVPFMAQLGLINRQSLALNLWLVPAVIAGALIGRVVAGKVNQRAFEAAALGLTALATAKLLFF; encoded by the coding sequence GTGAGTTTCGCGGCGTGGCAATGGCTGCTGCTCGCCGCAGGCGCGTTCACGGCGGGATTTTCCAAGACGGGGATTCCCGGGCTCGGGATCATGTTCGTGGCGATCTTCTCGAACTTGATGCCGGCGCGGCAGGCGACGGGCGTGGTGCTGCCGTTGCTGCTCGTCGGCGACGTGTTCGCGGTCGTGAGCTACCGCGCGCACGCGCAGTGGAAACATTTATGGCGGTTGCTCGCGCCGACGGTCGTGGGTGTCGTGTTCGGCTGGGCGGCGCTGCGCTGGGCGAACGATGCGCAGACGACGCGGCTCGTGGGGACGTTGCTCGCGATCATGCTGGTGGTGCACCTGCTGCGGAAGGCGCGGCCGGAGAGCGCGGAGGCCGCGAGCCACGCGCCGCTCTGGCTGGGCGTGCTGGCGGGCGTGTTCGCGGGATTCGCGACGCAGGTGGCGAACGCCGCGGGGCCGGTGATGATGCTCTACCTGCTCGCGATGCGGTTGCCGAAACTGGAATTTCTCGGCACGAGCGCGGTGTTTTTCCTGGCGGTGAATCTCTTCAAGGTGCCGTTCATGGCGCAGCTCGGTTTGATCAATCGACAAAGCCTCGCGCTGAACCTCTGGCTCGTGCCCGCCGTGATCGCGGGGGCGCTCATCGGGCGCGTTGTGGCCGGCAAGGTGAACCAGCGCGCGTTCGAGGCGGCGGCGCTGGGCCTCACGGCGCTGGCGACGGCGAAGCTGTTGTTCTTTTGA